In Liquorilactobacillus hordei DSM 19519, the following proteins share a genomic window:
- a CDS encoding PTS system mannose/fructose/N-acetylgalactosamine-transporter subunit IIB, with translation MSISFVRIDDRMIHGLITVRWGKEYPCDGIIAVNDKAANNPVLAGAYKAASDKKTFVWTLEHFEQVKDKVLNSKTKYFLITKNPQDMKKILVDFNFQPSDIKTVIVGPGNDRDNAIKLGDNQSFTQEEGTAFEAIEKKGYKVDFALLPDQRLGSWDKFKSKFGY, from the coding sequence ATGTCAATTTCTTTTGTGCGTATTGATGATCGAATGATTCATGGACTTATCACAGTCCGTTGGGGCAAAGAATATCCGTGTGACGGAATTATTGCCGTAAATGATAAAGCTGCCAATAACCCTGTTTTAGCAGGTGCCTACAAAGCTGCTTCTGACAAAAAAACATTTGTTTGGACACTTGAGCATTTTGAACAGGTCAAGGATAAAGTTTTGAATTCTAAAACCAAGTATTTCTTGATTACTAAAAATCCACAAGATATGAAGAAAATCTTAGTTGATTTCAACTTTCAACCAAGTGACATAAAAACTGTTATCGTGGGTCCTGGTAACGATCGAGACAATGCAATAAAGCTTGGAGATAACCAGTCCTTTACTCAAGAAGAAGGAACGGCTTTTGAAGCAATTGAGAAAAAAGGTTACAAGGTAGATTTTGCACTGTTACCTGATCAACGATTAGGTAGTTGGGATAAATTCAAGTCAAAATTTGGTTATTAG
- a CDS encoding PTS sugar transporter subunit IIA, which yields MKYLLLVSHGDFSNGLKQTLSMFAGETINSVIAVGLKPDETSTTLEHHFETILEKLPTDAQFIVLADIIGGSPLTTVCNTLNKYNKLQDSFIIGGMNFSMALTALMSKDTMDEEELKAKIMSESKGAIKFLDIAVASETSDDDI from the coding sequence ATGAAATATTTATTATTGGTTAGTCATGGTGATTTTTCAAACGGATTGAAACAGACTTTGAGTATGTTCGCGGGAGAAACTATTAATTCAGTTATTGCCGTTGGGCTAAAGCCTGATGAAACTAGTACAACTTTAGAACATCACTTCGAGACAATTTTAGAAAAACTTCCAACTGATGCTCAATTTATCGTTCTAGCAGATATTATAGGTGGTAGCCCACTTACAACCGTTTGTAACACTTTGAACAAATATAACAAATTGCAAGATAGCTTCATAATTGGCGGTATGAACTTCTCCATGGCACTAACTGCCTTGATGTCAAAAGACACAATGGATGAGGAAGAATTAAAAGCAAAAATAATGTCAGAATCAAAAGGTGCAATTAAGTTTTTGGATATAGCTGTTGCATCTGAAACTTCTGATGATGATATTTAA
- a CDS encoding ABC transporter ATP-binding protein, giving the protein MSLKIEDLTFTYAADSYPIFENLNFELQLNSFNLLLGPSGSGKSTIFKLMSGLYPQYSGIKQKGHILLNEQEITDIVPFERARHVAMLFQNPSRQFTMKTVFEQLVFALENIQYPTHLIEKRTLNILKELNLFQFKDRILQTLSGGEQQRVALATILALDSPIIFLDEPFANIDSTSRVEILNELKRLQLTQNKTIFISDHDISDYDGLVDHLYKIKVSAKNLIELPLTELSNLPSQPNVEKKDLPNNSIFSWQNLSFSVGERLLLSPNSLSIPKGYIGLLSGDNGIGKSTLFAALSHQKKYSGHVLYNNKSSEKIRLRNWAKIVAQIFQNSSDQFIKLHVNEELALSQANSLHSEYWTTARVQEAVEKLNLTHVLSHVNYQLSGGQQKKVQALVMLIMSQPVMLFDEPFAGLDLSSLDNLLTLIKQTTKDLEIATLIISHQRRGVIENIDYEFLMAGQTIRRLEED; this is encoded by the coding sequence ATGTCCTTAAAAATAGAAGATTTAACTTTCACTTACGCAGCTGATTCCTATCCAATATTTGAGAATCTTAATTTTGAGTTGCAGCTGAATTCTTTTAACTTATTGCTTGGCCCTTCAGGAAGTGGAAAGTCTACTATTTTTAAGCTAATGTCTGGTTTATATCCACAATATAGTGGTATTAAACAAAAGGGGCACATCTTACTCAATGAGCAAGAAATTACAGATATTGTTCCTTTTGAGCGAGCACGACATGTTGCCATGCTTTTTCAGAATCCTAGTAGACAATTCACGATGAAAACAGTCTTTGAACAACTAGTATTTGCTTTAGAAAATATTCAATATCCCACTCATTTAATTGAAAAAAGGACACTGAATATCCTCAAAGAATTAAATTTATTTCAGTTCAAGGATCGAATATTACAAACACTTTCTGGCGGTGAACAACAACGCGTGGCCTTAGCAACTATTCTCGCACTTGATAGTCCCATCATTTTTTTGGATGAACCTTTTGCTAATATAGATTCTACTTCACGAGTCGAAATCTTAAATGAATTGAAACGTCTGCAACTCACGCAAAACAAAACAATTTTTATTTCTGATCATGATATTTCAGACTATGATGGTCTTGTTGACCACTTGTATAAAATCAAAGTCTCTGCGAAAAATTTAATTGAGTTACCGTTAACTGAACTTTCGAACCTACCGTCTCAACCTAATGTAGAAAAAAAAGACTTACCCAATAACTCAATTTTTTCATGGCAAAACCTAAGTTTCTCCGTGGGTGAGCGTTTGTTACTATCACCCAATTCACTTAGTATTCCTAAGGGATATATTGGTCTTTTATCTGGTGATAACGGTATAGGTAAGTCGACTCTCTTTGCCGCACTTTCGCACCAAAAAAAATACAGTGGTCATGTACTATACAATAACAAATCTTCTGAAAAAATCAGATTGCGTAATTGGGCAAAAATTGTTGCGCAGATTTTTCAAAATAGCAGTGATCAATTCATCAAACTCCATGTCAATGAGGAACTTGCACTCTCACAAGCAAACTCCCTTCATTCAGAATATTGGACAACTGCACGAGTTCAAGAAGCAGTTGAAAAACTTAATCTCACTCATGTGCTAAGTCATGTTAATTATCAACTCTCTGGAGGGCAACAAAAGAAAGTCCAAGCATTAGTCATGTTAATTATGTCTCAGCCTGTAATGCTTTTTGATGAACCTTTTGCAGGACTCGATCTTAGCTCCCTTGATAATTTGTTAACTCTGATTAAGCAAACGACTAAGGATCTAGAAATTGCAACATTAATCATTTCACATCAGCGTAGAGGTGTTATTGAAAATATTGATTACGAGTTCTTAATGGCTGGGCAGACTATCAGGCGATTGGAGGAAGATTAA
- a CDS encoding YeiH family protein — protein MIGTIRSYSFWLAVVMTLICAVIGTFLAQLPYLSLFGALIIALILGMFFQSSKKLVNQASGGIAFISNKFLRLGIILLGFKLNLVQLAQAGIKTILLAIVIVTGTIFLTYLIERKFGVEPELAILAASGTGICGAAAVMGISPQIKVAPEKLERQHENEVLAVAIVAIMGTVFTFIDLGLKPLLDLTPTQFGVFVGGSLHEIAHAVAAGSAAGPVGLDNAIITKLSRVLMLAPAALLIGFWYQKKSKQDNTEKEGTAKLPIPWFMAGFILASVVGTFAPLGTNMLNILVKAAYIFLGMAMSALGMSVNFKVILKRGLPAFAAVFISSIILGIFVLTVSKLWF, from the coding sequence ATGATAGGAACTATAAGGAGTTATTCGTTTTGGCTTGCAGTTGTGATGACATTAATTTGTGCTGTAATCGGAACGTTTTTGGCACAATTACCATATTTATCACTTTTTGGAGCACTGATTATCGCATTGATTTTAGGAATGTTTTTTCAATCTTCTAAGAAACTAGTAAATCAAGCGAGCGGTGGAATAGCTTTTATTTCAAATAAATTTTTACGCTTAGGAATTATTTTACTTGGTTTCAAATTAAATCTGGTTCAGTTGGCACAAGCTGGAATTAAAACGATTTTATTAGCAATTGTGATTGTTACGGGTACAATCTTTTTGACATACTTGATTGAAAGAAAGTTTGGTGTGGAACCTGAATTAGCAATTTTAGCGGCGAGTGGTACCGGAATCTGTGGAGCCGCCGCAGTGATGGGAATATCTCCACAAATTAAGGTAGCACCAGAAAAATTAGAACGACAACACGAAAATGAAGTATTGGCAGTCGCAATCGTTGCGATTATGGGAACTGTGTTTACTTTTATTGATCTGGGACTAAAACCATTACTTGACTTAACACCTACACAATTTGGTGTTTTTGTGGGTGGTTCACTGCATGAAATTGCACACGCTGTAGCCGCAGGAAGTGCTGCAGGACCAGTCGGATTGGATAATGCAATAATTACTAAGCTTTCTCGAGTACTAATGTTGGCCCCAGCAGCATTATTAATAGGTTTTTGGTATCAAAAAAAGAGTAAACAAGATAATACTGAGAAAGAGGGAACTGCGAAATTACCGATTCCTTGGTTTATGGCAGGCTTCATTCTTGCAAGTGTTGTAGGAACCTTTGCTCCATTAGGAACGAATATGTTAAATATTCTGGTCAAAGCTGCATATATTTTTTTAGGGATGGCCATGTCTGCGCTAGGTATGAGTGTTAACTTTAAGGTGATACTAAAGAGAGGACTTCCTGCATTTGCAGCAGTCTTTATATCATCGATTATTTTGGGGATATTTGTTTTGACAGTTAGCAAACTCTGGTTTTAA
- a CDS encoding energy-coupling factor transporter transmembrane component T: protein MSSKRINPTILVIIMLGVGLQITFAHSVSTNIGVVIITLMYLCYCKTSGKLLFLASLYAFPLALGSWWSFIAFGTGDVWHTAWIYASRVYAYLYLGAIVTLTIPIKNILLSLSLHLKLSTTFVYGLLASFNLLGRIKRQYKIIRYSAMMRGTTYHFWNPSLYLRIIIVALNWSQDLAEAMTSQGFSEGALRTLTYKDDLPKWQWVLAIFLILIYFFISFLVRPW from the coding sequence TTGAGTAGTAAAAGAATCAATCCTACAATCTTAGTAATTATTATGCTTGGTGTTGGTCTTCAAATTACATTTGCACATAGTGTCTCCACGAATATTGGAGTTGTTATTATTACTCTTATGTACCTTTGCTATTGCAAGACATCTGGCAAATTATTATTCCTAGCTAGCCTCTATGCTTTTCCATTAGCACTAGGAAGTTGGTGGTCGTTTATCGCATTTGGAACAGGAGATGTTTGGCATACTGCCTGGATTTATGCCTCTCGTGTTTACGCTTATCTCTATCTAGGAGCAATTGTTACATTGACAATTCCTATCAAGAATATTTTGTTGAGTTTATCACTCCATCTAAAACTATCTACGACCTTTGTTTACGGACTATTAGCTTCCTTCAATCTTTTAGGACGAATAAAACGACAATACAAAATAATTCGTTATTCAGCAATGATGCGTGGTACAACCTATCATTTTTGGAATCCTAGCCTTTATTTGCGAATCATTATTGTAGCCTTAAATTGGTCACAAGATTTGGCTGAAGCGATGACCTCACAAGGATTTAGCGAAGGAGCGCTGCGGACACTTACTTACAAGGACGATTTACCTAAATGGCAATGGGTACTAGCTATTTTTTTAATACTAATTTATTTCTTTATTTCTTTTTTGGTACGTCCTTGGTAA
- a CDS encoding PRD domain-containing protein has translation MNAIEKLYAAIAQQFPDERITTKQAADTVGLTRGVTSSYLSKLEKQGKLLKTGSRPVYWQIKRDESAFDELIGFRGSLREDINHAIEAIVYPGHGLPILIIGAHGTGKLSLAQGIFKEAIQRGIFTQEAVFKIIDCGKYKNKFNLLQREVQSIGKKEQAGFLYIKNLQVLHSEKQHELFMLANQQEKTNIRFIFSAITDLNNTNYIDFNCALVQIRLSLLNERPLDERITFVGLFLQRQANKIGKDIVISPRLLIKLAKFTNVGSISELNNRIQLLCAEAYAKAPNIKQLVISKADENAICITPNRELLETRITSLVTSALQLGPTATNLLKELSESLLAGETITEQNFLVLKVLNQVDTTVSESLLTALSQTIRQSSQEAITHQYGVTFQDDDNFWRYVALAFVFASLCGDNLPITESVPKLQVEIKKRYPRSHYLFKQLLNKIAPQNIKSAYYYLPFFVLMVQCSEKIESVHYNAILLTHGEHTASSIQQVVNTLCGNYFFEAFDMPIDVSINRINAYVRDYLVDQGSSPKGNIILFDMGSLREMFREIKKVSDQELLVVNNVTTSMALDIGLRIQRNELFQSIADASQKYSSTTDTQYYEGLSNRKNIIVSCMSGVGLSEELKKLIEETLSLSLEVIAIDYKHLHALLKNNDRQFFSNTQLILTTTDVSGDMGIDIINIYNIFDKSVSLKLETILLQTGETQKSSNLLIERLLRFLSIEGIRGRLQILNPDVVIQESQDIVSHYENFYNVKFEPRLKLNLYMHLSLMIERMLVSTTVSENSFQEASLTPRKKDFISLSKGIFQPVEQKFNIKVQNYEIELLYQLLKDFIFIDK, from the coding sequence TTGAATGCTATAGAAAAACTTTACGCAGCAATTGCGCAACAATTTCCTGATGAACGTATTACAACCAAACAGGCTGCTGATACTGTTGGTCTGACACGAGGCGTGACAAGTAGTTACTTATCCAAGCTAGAAAAACAAGGAAAGCTCTTAAAAACAGGGAGCCGTCCTGTGTACTGGCAAATTAAGAGGGATGAATCTGCTTTTGATGAATTGATAGGGTTTCGTGGCAGTTTACGAGAGGATATAAATCATGCTATAGAAGCAATTGTTTATCCAGGCCATGGACTTCCTATTTTAATCATAGGTGCTCATGGTACTGGAAAACTGTCGCTTGCCCAAGGTATCTTCAAGGAAGCAATCCAACGTGGTATTTTTACCCAAGAAGCAGTTTTTAAAATAATTGATTGTGGTAAATATAAAAATAAATTCAACTTATTGCAAAGAGAAGTACAAAGCATTGGCAAAAAGGAACAAGCGGGATTTTTATATATCAAAAATTTGCAAGTACTGCATTCTGAAAAACAGCACGAACTCTTTATGCTTGCTAATCAACAAGAAAAAACAAATATTCGCTTTATTTTTTCAGCAATCACAGACCTAAATAATACAAATTATATTGATTTTAATTGTGCTTTAGTACAAATTCGCTTGAGTTTGCTCAATGAACGTCCACTCGATGAAAGAATTACATTTGTAGGATTATTTTTACAGCGGCAAGCTAACAAAATAGGTAAGGATATTGTAATTTCACCGCGTTTACTGATTAAGTTGGCTAAATTCACCAATGTTGGTAGTATCAGTGAACTTAACAATCGAATACAGTTATTGTGTGCAGAGGCATACGCAAAAGCACCTAATATTAAGCAATTAGTAATTAGTAAGGCCGATGAAAATGCAATTTGTATAACACCAAATCGTGAATTACTAGAAACGAGAATCACTTCATTAGTGACTAGTGCATTACAGCTTGGGCCAACAGCAACTAACTTACTTAAAGAACTTTCAGAATCACTCCTCGCAGGGGAAACTATCACTGAGCAAAACTTCTTAGTGCTTAAAGTGCTTAATCAGGTTGATACTACTGTTAGCGAATCTCTCTTAACAGCACTTTCTCAAACAATTCGCCAATCTTCGCAGGAAGCTATTACACATCAATATGGAGTTACTTTTCAAGATGATGACAACTTTTGGCGCTATGTTGCACTTGCTTTTGTCTTCGCTAGTCTATGTGGTGATAATCTACCAATTACAGAATCTGTACCTAAACTTCAAGTTGAGATAAAAAAACGATATCCGCGCAGTCATTATCTATTTAAACAACTACTTAACAAAATAGCCCCTCAAAATATAAAAAGTGCATATTATTATCTACCATTTTTCGTATTGATGGTTCAGTGTTCAGAGAAGATTGAATCAGTACACTACAATGCAATTTTACTTACGCATGGAGAACACACAGCATCCAGTATTCAACAGGTCGTCAACACACTTTGTGGTAACTATTTTTTTGAGGCTTTTGATATGCCTATTGATGTTTCCATTAATAGGATAAATGCATACGTGCGTGATTACTTAGTTGATCAAGGTTCTTCTCCGAAAGGCAATATTATTTTGTTTGATATGGGTTCTCTAAGGGAAATGTTCAGGGAAATAAAAAAAGTATCCGATCAGGAACTTTTAGTTGTTAATAATGTTACAACTTCAATGGCACTTGATATTGGTTTGCGAATTCAACGCAATGAACTTTTCCAATCAATCGCAGATGCTAGCCAAAAATATAGTTCAACTACAGATACACAATACTATGAGGGATTATCGAATCGAAAAAACATTATTGTTTCATGTATGTCAGGAGTAGGTCTTTCGGAAGAATTAAAAAAATTGATTGAGGAAACACTTTCCCTATCATTAGAGGTAATTGCCATTGATTACAAGCACCTGCATGCGTTGTTAAAAAATAATGATCGTCAATTTTTTTCAAATACACAGTTGATCTTAACTACTACAGATGTTAGCGGTGATATGGGGATTGATATTATTAACATTTATAATATTTTTGACAAATCAGTTTCATTAAAATTAGAAACAATTCTACTTCAAACGGGAGAAACTCAAAAATCTAGTAATTTACTGATTGAACGCTTATTACGCTTTTTATCAATTGAAGGAATCCGTGGGCGTTTGCAAATTTTAAATCCAGATGTTGTGATCCAAGAAAGTCAAGACATTGTATCTCATTATGAGAATTTTTATAACGTAAAATTTGAACCAAGACTGAAATTAAATCTATATATGCATTTATCACTTATGATTGAACGAATGCTTGTAAGTACAACAGTTTCAGAGAATTCATTCCAAGAAGCATCGTTAACTCCTAGGAAGAAAGATTTTATTTCTTTATCTAAAGGAATCTTTCAACCGGTGGAACAAAAATTCAATATTAAGGTTCAAAATTATGAGATAGAGTTGCTTTACCAACTGCTCAAGGATTTTATTTTTATTGATAAGTAG
- a CDS encoding alpha/beta hydrolase — protein MMKRKLLFAIIIILLGCTSSWGVVHGASTKKAGFKKTDIPTFFIHGYGSSYRAERYMVNSATENGVTNTVVRANVRRNGSIRILHSSRWTNQSYNPLIEVNFIANHNRNYPRYAFWFGKVLKQLQSQHHFTKYNVVAHSLGNLDLMYYLLGHEKKTAQLVHQVDIAGPFDGSNIDGFRFPDNKLAADSRPQKMSDFYHFFLNRKENYPINQVHVLNIYGNLDNGSNSDGRVSTTSARSLKYLIGNRAKSYHQVEFKGWDAQHHMLRQNPQVSQKIIKFVWGRDNDRAS, from the coding sequence ATGATGAAACGCAAATTATTATTTGCCATTATAATAATATTACTTGGATGTACTTCAAGTTGGGGTGTCGTTCATGGTGCCTCCACAAAAAAAGCAGGTTTCAAAAAAACTGATATACCTACTTTCTTCATCCATGGCTACGGTAGCAGTTACCGTGCCGAAAGATATATGGTAAATTCTGCAACTGAAAATGGGGTTACCAATACTGTTGTTCGCGCAAATGTACGACGCAACGGCTCAATCCGTATACTACATAGTTCTCGCTGGACAAATCAAAGTTACAACCCATTAATAGAAGTTAATTTTATCGCCAATCATAATCGCAACTATCCTCGTTATGCTTTTTGGTTTGGCAAAGTTTTAAAACAACTTCAATCCCAGCATCACTTTACAAAGTATAATGTTGTCGCTCATTCATTAGGTAATCTTGACTTAATGTATTATTTACTTGGTCACGAAAAAAAGACTGCCCAATTAGTACACCAAGTTGACATTGCGGGGCCATTTGACGGTTCAAATATTGATGGTTTTCGCTTTCCCGATAATAAGTTAGCTGCTGATAGTCGTCCACAAAAAATGAGTGATTTCTATCACTTCTTCTTGAATCGAAAAGAAAATTATCCAATTAATCAGGTTCATGTACTCAACATCTATGGAAACCTGGACAACGGATCAAACTCAGATGGTCGTGTTAGTACCACATCTGCTCGTTCACTTAAATATCTAATCGGTAACCGTGCAAAAAGCTATCACCAAGTGGAATTTAAAGGCTGGGATGCTCAACATCATATGCTCCGACAAAATCCCCAAGTGAGCCAAAAGATAATCAAGTTTGTTTGGGGAAGGGATAATGATAGAGCATCATAA
- a CDS encoding LysR family transcriptional regulator, with protein MISQEYQTFLVLSQTLSYTKTAQQLFISQPAVTQQIQRLENSLNLKLVIYKRPNLTLTTAGKQLAAFLTRAHAQAIKVLSNLQNDNQKREISFGITRSLGEVIGKKMISIMLDKADFTTIKCLAGNTASILSQIDNGTIDFGIVEGNFEKHNFSYHIIRNEPFVPIVSATHPLARKQRVTWNELLSYPLIIREEGSGSREILTSLAQKENISLTDFSQLLTISEPTLLRLLVKDGAGVSFLYRILVENDLKKGVLKQLPLQRGVVEHELYFVYAKESFFASDYEKWFHSLEQLNN; from the coding sequence ATGATTTCACAAGAATATCAGACGTTTTTAGTCCTTAGCCAAACACTCTCATACACAAAAACGGCCCAACAACTTTTCATCTCACAACCTGCTGTGACACAACAAATTCAGCGCCTAGAAAACAGCCTTAATTTAAAATTAGTTATTTATAAGCGACCAAATTTAACATTAACAACTGCAGGCAAGCAACTCGCAGCTTTTTTAACTCGTGCACACGCACAAGCCATTAAAGTATTAAGTAATCTGCAAAATGACAATCAAAAACGTGAAATCTCATTTGGTATTACACGTTCATTAGGTGAAGTTATTGGCAAAAAGATGATTTCAATTATGTTAGACAAAGCTGATTTCACTACAATAAAGTGCCTTGCTGGAAATACCGCAAGTATTTTATCGCAGATTGACAACGGAACAATCGACTTTGGTATTGTCGAAGGAAACTTCGAGAAGCACAATTTTTCATACCATATCATTAGAAACGAACCCTTTGTACCTATTGTCAGTGCTACTCATCCATTAGCACGAAAACAAAGAGTAACTTGGAACGAATTGTTATCATATCCCCTAATCATAAGGGAAGAAGGTTCTGGATCACGGGAAATCTTGACTTCTCTTGCTCAAAAGGAAAATATAAGTCTTACTGATTTTTCTCAACTATTGACAATCTCCGAACCAACATTACTACGCCTTCTCGTCAAAGACGGAGCAGGAGTTAGCTTCTTATACAGAATTTTAGTAGAAAATGATTTAAAAAAAGGAGTTCTTAAACAATTGCCATTGCAACGTGGAGTGGTCGAGCATGAACTTTACTTTGTTTATGCTAAAGAAAGTTTTTTTGCTTCCGATTATGAGAAATGGTTTCACTCACTTGAGCAACTAAATAATTAA